A window from Sphingobacterium hotanense encodes these proteins:
- a CDS encoding Rieske (2Fe-2S) protein, translated as MEEFEDDDLTWHKVPAKIDESRNYVKALHVAGKKLCLISEGGILSVTSSRCPHAGADLTHGWCEEGKLICPFHRHRFDIETGKGDEKQHNFIRVYPLKKENGEFFVGIKRSLWDKIFG; from the coding sequence ATGGAAGAATTCGAGGATGACGACTTAACCTGGCATAAGGTGCCTGCAAAGATTGATGAGAGCAGAAATTATGTGAAAGCTTTGCATGTTGCAGGGAAGAAGCTTTGCTTGATTAGCGAGGGCGGCATCTTATCGGTAACCTCGAGCCGTTGCCCTCATGCAGGCGCCGACTTGACCCATGGATGGTGTGAAGAGGGAAAACTCATCTGCCCATTTCATCGACACCGATTCGATATCGAAACGGGCAAGGGCGATGAGAAACAGCATAATTTTATACGCGTTTATCCTTTGAAAAAGGAAAATGGCGAGTTCTTCGTTGG
- the typA gene encoding translational GTPase TypA has product MQNIRNIAIIAHVDHGKTTLVDKILHFTNQFRDNENSGELILDNNDLERERGITIVSKNVSVKYKDTKINIIDTPGHADFGGEVERVLKMADGVVLLVDAFEGPMPQTRFVTGKALALGIKPIVVVNKVDKENCRPDEVYENVFDLFFNLGATEEQLDFPVLYGSSKQGWMSTDWKTPTTDFTDLLEAIITHIPAPQVSDGTLQMQVTSLDYSTFVGRIAIGRVVRGSIKENQPVSLMKRDGKVVKSRVKELQLFEGLGRVKVSEVKAGDIVAVVGIEGFEIGDTIADFENPEQLEVMHIDEPTMNMLFTINNSPFFGKEGKFVTSRHIYDRLQKELEKNLALRVVPTESPDAWLVYGRGILHLSVLIETMRREGYELQVGQPQVIVKEINGVKCEPIEELVVDVPAEVSGKVIELVTQRKGELLIMESKGEMQHLEFSIPSRGIIGLRNNVLTATAGEAVMAHRLKGYEPWKGTIPGRLAGVLISLDTGSTTAYSIDKLQDRGRFFVDPGVDIYEGQILGEHIRDNDLTINVTKGKQLTNMRASGSDDNTRIAPAIKFSLEESMEYIQADEYIEVTPQSMRLRKIYLTENERKVNAKKFQ; this is encoded by the coding sequence ATGCAGAACATCAGAAACATAGCGATTATTGCGCACGTTGACCACGGTAAAACTACGTTGGTTGACAAAATTCTTCACTTTACTAACCAATTCAGAGACAATGAAAATTCAGGAGAGTTAATCCTGGACAACAATGATTTGGAGCGTGAGCGTGGGATTACCATCGTATCTAAAAACGTATCTGTAAAATATAAAGACACTAAAATTAACATTATCGATACTCCGGGCCACGCCGACTTTGGTGGTGAGGTAGAGCGTGTATTGAAAATGGCAGACGGTGTTGTTTTATTGGTAGATGCTTTCGAAGGTCCGATGCCTCAAACTCGCTTTGTTACAGGTAAAGCATTGGCATTAGGTATTAAACCGATTGTTGTAGTTAACAAAGTTGATAAAGAAAACTGTCGTCCAGACGAGGTTTACGAAAATGTATTCGACTTATTCTTCAACTTAGGTGCTACTGAAGAGCAATTAGATTTCCCGGTATTGTACGGTTCATCAAAACAAGGATGGATGTCTACAGACTGGAAAACTCCAACAACAGACTTTACAGACCTTCTTGAGGCTATCATTACACATATCCCTGCACCACAAGTATCTGACGGTACTTTACAAATGCAGGTAACATCTTTAGACTACTCTACATTCGTAGGTCGTATTGCGATCGGTCGTGTAGTACGCGGTAGCATCAAAGAAAACCAACCGGTTTCATTAATGAAGCGCGACGGTAAGGTGGTTAAATCTCGTGTTAAGGAGTTACAATTGTTCGAAGGATTAGGTCGTGTTAAAGTTTCTGAGGTTAAGGCTGGTGATATCGTTGCAGTTGTAGGTATTGAAGGATTTGAAATCGGTGATACTATCGCTGACTTCGAAAACCCAGAGCAATTAGAAGTAATGCACATTGACGAGCCAACAATGAACATGTTGTTCACGATCAATAACTCTCCTTTCTTCGGTAAAGAGGGTAAGTTTGTTACTTCACGTCACATTTATGACCGTCTTCAAAAAGAATTAGAGAAAAACCTAGCATTACGTGTTGTTCCGACGGAATCTCCTGATGCATGGTTAGTATATGGCCGTGGTATTCTTCACTTGTCTGTATTGATTGAGACCATGCGTCGCGAAGGATACGAGTTACAAGTAGGTCAACCACAGGTAATTGTTAAAGAAATCAATGGTGTAAAATGCGAGCCTATCGAGGAGTTAGTAGTTGATGTACCTGCAGAGGTTTCTGGAAAGGTTATCGAATTAGTAACTCAACGTAAAGGTGAGTTGTTGATCATGGAGTCGAAAGGCGAAATGCAACACTTAGAGTTTTCGATTCCTTCTCGCGGTATCATCGGATTACGTAACAACGTATTGACGGCTACTGCTGGTGAGGCTGTAATGGCGCACCGTTTGAAAGGATATGAGCCTTGGAAAGGAACAATTCCTGGACGTTTAGCTGGGGTATTGATTTCATTAGATACAGGTAGTACAACAGCATACTCGATCGATAAATTACAAGATCGTGGTCGTTTCTTCGTTGATCCGGGAGTAGATATCTACGAAGGACAGATCTTAGGAGAGCACATCCGTGATAATGACTTAACAATCAACGTAACGAAAGGTAAGCAGTTAACCAACATGCGTGCTTCAGGTTCAGATGATAACACACGTATCGCTCCTGCAATTAAATTCTCATTAGAGGAGAGCATGGAGTACATCCAAGCGGATGAGTACATCGAGGTAACTCCACAGAGCATGCGTCTTCGTAAGATCTATCTTACTGAAAACGAGCGTAAAGTTAATGCTAAGAAATTCCAATAA
- the kbl gene encoding glycine C-acetyltransferase, translating to MYKTLKPALETELAAIKDAGLYKEERIITTPQGADIKISTGQEVINFCANNYLGLSSHPKVVAAAKAAIDSHGYGMSSVRFICGTQDVHKELEAKLSKFLGTEDTILYAAAFDANGGVFEPLFSAEDAIISDELNHASIIDGVRLCKAQRFRYKNADMADLEAQLQAAAGARHKIIVTDGAFSMDGSVAPLDQICDLADQYEALVMIDESHCSGFIGKTGRGTHELFNVMDRVDIITGTLGKALGGASGGFTSGKKEIIDMLRQRSRPYLFSNTLAPAIAGASVAVLDMLSETTELRDKLESNTKYFREKMTEAGFDIKPGFHPIVPVMLYDAKLAQEFASKMLAEGIYVIGFYYPVVPQAKARIRVQISAGHEPAHLDKAIAAFTKVGKELGVIK from the coding sequence ATGTACAAAACCTTAAAGCCCGCTTTAGAAACGGAATTGGCAGCCATTAAAGATGCTGGTCTATATAAAGAAGAACGCATTATCACAACGCCTCAAGGTGCTGATATTAAAATTAGTACGGGTCAGGAAGTAATCAACTTCTGTGCGAATAACTATTTGGGATTGTCTTCACATCCGAAAGTTGTTGCTGCAGCAAAAGCGGCAATTGATTCACACGGATATGGCATGTCATCAGTACGTTTTATCTGTGGTACACAGGATGTTCATAAAGAATTGGAGGCGAAGCTTTCAAAATTCTTAGGCACGGAAGATACGATCCTTTATGCAGCGGCATTTGATGCAAACGGTGGTGTATTCGAGCCTTTATTCTCTGCTGAGGACGCGATCATCTCAGATGAGTTGAATCACGCTTCTATTATAGACGGTGTTCGCTTATGTAAAGCGCAAAGATTCCGTTATAAAAACGCGGATATGGCAGATCTGGAAGCGCAATTGCAAGCAGCTGCTGGCGCACGCCATAAAATCATTGTTACAGATGGCGCCTTCTCGATGGATGGTTCTGTTGCTCCTTTGGATCAAATCTGCGACTTAGCAGACCAATATGAAGCATTAGTGATGATCGATGAGTCGCACTGTTCTGGATTTATTGGTAAGACGGGCCGTGGTACGCACGAATTATTCAACGTAATGGATCGTGTAGATATTATCACAGGTACATTAGGTAAAGCGTTGGGTGGTGCATCCGGTGGTTTTACTTCCGGTAAAAAGGAAATTATCGATATGCTTCGCCAGCGTTCTCGTCCTTATTTGTTCTCCAACACATTGGCGCCTGCAATAGCTGGTGCTTCCGTTGCGGTTTTAGATATGTTGAGCGAAACGACTGAGCTTCGTGATAAATTAGAAAGCAATACGAAATACTTCCGCGAGAAGATGACAGAAGCTGGTTTCGATATCAAACCGGGTTTCCATCCGATTGTTCCAGTGATGTTATATGATGCTAAATTAGCTCAAGAATTTGCTTCTAAGATGTTAGCAGAAGGAATTTATGTAATCGGTTTCTATTATCCGGTTGTTCCTCAAGCAAAAGCACGTATCCGCGTTCAGATCTCTGCAGGACATGAGCCAGCACACTTGGATAAAGCGATTGCTGCCTTTACAAAAGTGGGTAAGGAATTAGGCGTGATTAAGTAA
- a CDS encoding DUF2147 domain-containing protein translates to MKRLLTTVCAIFIGLMVFAQSNDPILGKWQNPSGEGRIEIYKKGDKYYGKLYWIKDSSKKDLKNPTESLRSRNIQGLEILTNFTKNGKTYEGGQIYDPKSGKTYSCKMTLKSNDALDIRGYVGVSLLGRTETWKRIK, encoded by the coding sequence ATGAAAAGATTATTGACAACAGTATGCGCGATATTCATTGGGCTAATGGTCTTTGCACAAAGTAATGATCCAATTCTTGGGAAATGGCAAAATCCAAGTGGAGAAGGACGTATTGAAATCTACAAAAAGGGCGATAAGTATTATGGGAAGTTGTATTGGATAAAGGACTCTAGCAAGAAGGATTTGAAGAATCCGACGGAGTCATTGCGTTCGCGCAATATCCAAGGCTTGGAAATTTTAACGAATTTCACCAAAAACGGGAAGACCTATGAGGGCGGACAGATTTACGATCCTAAGTCTGGAAAGACTTATAGTTGTAAAATGACGTTGAAGAGTAATGATGCGCTGGATATTCGCGGCTATGTAGGCGTTAGTTTACTTGGGCGTACCGAAACATGGAAGAGAATTAAATAG
- a CDS encoding phage holin family protein, translated as MRFIISLLVTGLVVALASWVIPGVSVAGFGWAILTGLVIGLVNAIVGGILRLFTFPLNWLTFGLVSFIITVLMIMLSDKIMGTKFEVDGFWPAFFFAIAVAVIEMIIGAMTSDKK; from the coding sequence ATGAGGTTTATCATCAGTCTTTTAGTAACAGGTTTAGTAGTCGCTCTAGCGTCTTGGGTGATTCCGGGCGTGTCGGTTGCTGGATTCGGTTGGGCGATTTTAACAGGTCTTGTTATTGGTCTTGTTAACGCTATTGTTGGGGGCATTCTAAGATTATTTACATTCCCTTTGAATTGGTTGACGTTCGGATTAGTTTCCTTTATCATAACGGTATTGATGATTATGTTATCAGACAAAATCATGGGTACTAAGTTTGAAGTAGATGGCTTCTGGCCAGCGTTCTTCTTCGCTATCGCTGTTGCAGTGATAGAAATGATTATCGGCGCAATGACATCCGACAAAAAATAA
- a CDS encoding TonB-dependent receptor, protein MKFFYSTLFFFLCSIACFGQTANIKGIVHLLDGTPVKQATVRIKGTTIASVSNEKGEYLLAEVPYGSQVITVTSVEVQTKNLPLNVDKKKYDLHIHIDPRGDVSLDEIRVTGNSAKREIETKGFAVNVIETKEAAIRNIQTNELLDRTVGVRVRQSGGLGSEVQYNLNGMTGRSVGIFIDGIEISTYGSSFNLNNIPPAMIERIEVYKGVLPAHLSGDLLGGAINIVLKKAGLTNNLSAAVSYGSFNTLQSDISAIYRDAKSGFTTRVAGTYMSSDNDYEIWGKFSKYIEPNGVLRRYYRTKRFFDGYRSVSGRFEFGFTGVKWADSFFLGYNISDSYNEIQHGQTMGTPYMGRTSEANANVLSLSYNKRNLGLEGLNLSINGVYSFRNTYIQDTIPWAYNWDGNVQLDINGNPVRNTDGAQQGRPMMTDIDRQVANIRSNLSYDIVTGHRVSVNHVFYSVDRKDQNLLTDVGKTGLNSKNDFSKNVVSFNYEAQTLNNRLTTNLFYKLYQQSIGKTSFVGTVNNGQVVISEEREKNNRTNAGYGLAVSYKVKPQVVLLTSAERAVRMPDDSETFGSPEENVLPNTGISPEISDNYNAGFRLGTFDFSGHKVSLGANAFWRNIKDRIMPFANELMNSQELELTQFVNLSSAQSLGFESELMYTYKDLAVNFNFSKFNSKNKQRYSPITGLESDNYNKQIPNEPFFTMNGNIHYRLKNVVQKSSELNLFYTVGYVAPFSTVWFDSEWFITPTQVSQNFGASYTFPSRKLIASVDLKNIFNAEIYDNFGVQKPGRGVYLKLNYSISKL, encoded by the coding sequence ATGAAATTTTTTTACTCTACCTTATTCTTTTTTCTGTGTTCAATCGCTTGCTTCGGGCAAACAGCAAACATCAAAGGTATTGTACATTTATTGGACGGAACCCCTGTTAAACAGGCTACAGTACGTATAAAAGGCACCACAATCGCTTCTGTCTCCAATGAGAAAGGCGAGTATCTTCTAGCCGAAGTTCCTTATGGCTCACAAGTTATTACCGTAACTTCTGTTGAGGTTCAGACGAAGAACTTACCGCTGAATGTCGATAAGAAGAAGTATGATTTACATATTCATATTGATCCACGTGGCGATGTGAGTTTGGACGAGATTCGTGTAACGGGAAACTCCGCCAAGCGAGAGATTGAAACAAAGGGCTTTGCGGTAAATGTGATTGAAACAAAAGAAGCAGCAATTCGTAACATACAGACTAATGAACTTCTGGACCGTACGGTAGGTGTTCGGGTTAGACAAAGTGGTGGTCTTGGGTCGGAAGTCCAATATAATCTAAATGGAATGACTGGACGTTCTGTCGGTATTTTTATCGATGGAATTGAAATCTCGACCTATGGTTCTTCCTTTAATTTAAATAATATCCCTCCTGCGATGATTGAGCGCATCGAAGTTTATAAAGGTGTACTTCCAGCGCACCTATCGGGGGATCTGTTGGGCGGAGCAATCAATATTGTTTTGAAAAAAGCCGGTCTTACCAACAATCTTTCTGCGGCGGTTTCTTATGGATCCTTCAATACGCTCCAATCTGATATTAGTGCAATATATCGCGATGCAAAAAGTGGATTTACAACCCGCGTTGCTGGAACATATATGAGTTCGGACAATGATTACGAAATTTGGGGTAAATTCTCAAAATATATTGAGCCAAATGGGGTTCTGCGCCGGTACTATCGCACAAAGCGATTCTTCGATGGCTATCGTTCTGTTTCTGGACGATTTGAATTTGGATTTACTGGTGTGAAATGGGCAGATTCATTCTTTTTGGGTTATAATATTTCTGATTCATACAACGAAATACAGCATGGGCAAACTATGGGAACTCCATATATGGGAAGGACCTCAGAAGCAAATGCCAACGTGTTAAGCTTAAGTTACAATAAGAGAAATCTAGGTTTAGAAGGGCTGAACTTAAGCATAAACGGAGTGTACAGTTTCCGAAATACCTATATACAAGACACTATTCCTTGGGCATATAATTGGGATGGCAATGTACAATTGGACATCAACGGAAATCCAGTAAGGAATACCGATGGTGCACAACAGGGCCGACCGATGATGACAGATATTGACCGACAAGTCGCAAATATTAGGTCGAATTTGAGCTATGACATTGTAACTGGACATCGAGTTTCTGTGAACCATGTTTTCTACTCAGTTGACCGTAAAGATCAGAATCTTCTTACGGATGTCGGCAAGACAGGTTTGAATAGTAAAAATGATTTTTCCAAGAATGTCGTTTCTTTCAACTATGAAGCGCAAACGCTGAACAACAGGTTGACGACTAATTTATTTTATAAGCTTTATCAGCAATCGATTGGGAAGACTTCTTTTGTCGGAACGGTTAACAATGGTCAAGTCGTTATATCAGAAGAAAGAGAAAAGAACAACAGAACTAATGCTGGCTATGGTTTGGCAGTTTCCTATAAAGTTAAGCCGCAAGTGGTTCTGTTAACTTCGGCAGAGCGTGCTGTGCGTATGCCCGACGATAGCGAAACCTTCGGTAGCCCTGAAGAAAACGTATTGCCAAATACGGGGATTTCTCCCGAGATCAGCGACAACTATAATGCAGGTTTCAGACTAGGAACATTTGATTTTTCGGGACATAAAGTGTCATTAGGAGCGAATGCCTTTTGGAGAAATATCAAAGATCGTATCATGCCATTTGCAAATGAATTGATGAACTCCCAGGAGCTGGAATTGACGCAATTTGTGAACTTGTCTTCTGCTCAGTCGTTAGGATTTGAAAGTGAATTGATGTATACCTATAAAGATCTAGCGGTAAACTTCAACTTTTCCAAATTCAATTCTAAGAATAAACAACGCTATAGTCCTATAACAGGTTTAGAGAGTGATAATTATAATAAGCAAATTCCAAATGAACCATTCTTTACGATGAATGGGAATATCCATTATCGTTTGAAAAATGTGGTTCAAAAGTCTTCTGAGCTTAATCTGTTTTATACCGTCGGATATGTTGCTCCGTTTAGTACGGTCTGGTTCGATTCAGAGTGGTTCATTACACCGACGCAGGTTTCTCAAAACTTTGGAGCAAGCTATACCTTTCCGAGCCGTAAGCTCATCGCGAGTGTAGATTTGAAAAATATTTTTAATGCGGAGATCTACGACAATTTTGGGGTGCAAAAACCAGGACGTGGAGTCTATTTAAAACTGAATTATTCAATTAGTAAATTATAA
- a CDS encoding helix-turn-helix domain-containing protein, protein MTQSEKKATHSEILGIPEATDEHSIMALGTEMYFTVLEGRQRFSFNSPVDGYLNVLIAENSTNVSLQVRQQQYILHADENLLKHLQKGTAIDVKSLSSDCTLLLLIIPSEKILSFHKTYSEQEERFENGLLTKSDKRISLAVNQIIDLYAADSFINQLRVQSLLLETIVHQIEGLYAENENKELIANKNHYERIVLVKQLIDEDISQNHSISSLAKYAGTNEQYLKQHFKQYYGKTVMNYITEKKMEHAKSLILTGKHRISDVARMTGYKHSTHFTTAFKKYFGIIPNSLRYTFLVAHEGITEMVDMLGKISL, encoded by the coding sequence ATGACGCAATCAGAAAAAAAAGCTACACATTCAGAAATATTGGGCATCCCTGAAGCCACCGACGAGCATAGCATTATGGCTCTAGGAACAGAGATGTATTTCACGGTGCTGGAAGGAAGGCAGCGCTTTTCTTTCAATAGCCCCGTGGATGGTTATTTGAATGTACTGATTGCCGAAAACTCCACCAATGTAAGCTTACAGGTACGACAGCAGCAATATATATTGCATGCGGATGAAAACCTGCTCAAGCACCTCCAAAAAGGAACAGCAATTGACGTCAAAAGCCTCTCCTCCGACTGCACCCTACTCCTCCTTATCATTCCAAGCGAGAAGATACTGTCTTTCCACAAAACCTATTCGGAACAGGAAGAGCGCTTCGAAAATGGTTTATTAACCAAATCAGATAAGCGCATCAGTCTAGCTGTAAATCAAATCATTGATCTATACGCTGCCGATTCTTTTATCAACCAACTGCGCGTGCAGTCGCTCCTGTTGGAGACCATTGTCCATCAAATCGAAGGCCTATACGCCGAAAATGAGAACAAAGAACTGATCGCCAACAAAAACCATTACGAGAGAATTGTGCTGGTAAAACAGTTGATCGACGAAGACATCTCCCAAAACCATTCGATATCCAGCCTCGCAAAATATGCCGGCACCAACGAACAGTATTTAAAGCAACATTTCAAGCAATATTACGGAAAGACCGTCATGAACTACATCACCGAGAAAAAGATGGAGCATGCTAAGTCCCTAATATTGACCGGCAAACATCGCATCTCCGATGTTGCCCGCATGACCGGCTACAAACACTCCACCCACTTCACCACCGCCTTCAAAAAGTATTTCGGAATTATCCCAAATTCCCTGAGATACACCTTCCTCGTTGCGCACGAAGGAATAACGGAAATGGTAGATATGTTAGGGAAAATTTCTTTATAG
- a CDS encoding IS110 family RNA-guided transposase: MEKFCGLDVHKDSVFMCGLSENNEKYEEVFKTLTPDLERLRDTLVDHGVGLGAMESTSIYWYPLWNILESDFDVKLINPLFIKQVPGRKSDVKDAEWIATVLMKDLIKGSFVPPSIIQQLRLYNRKITKLNKQLRRSEQEMDEMLQRCNIRLSNYVSDIGCKSMKKVVQAIAKNHLNLDYLLSLVHARIVRKSGAETIRASLTGTFTSVDIEILRMIVEDLNFHHDQLEFCKKELLKLCYQHFNLQMELLVTIPGVKEHAAACTISEIGTDMKFFTSATALVGWTGLRPRNDQSAGKIKGRKTLHGNKYLRLMLVQCAWGASRTKGSAFMARYQRFRKRMHHNKALIANARKLLVIIWNILAKKEPYFAQAI, from the coding sequence ATGGAAAAATTTTGTGGTCTTGATGTACATAAAGATAGTGTTTTTATGTGCGGTTTAAGTGAAAACAACGAAAAGTATGAAGAAGTTTTTAAAACTTTAACCCCTGACCTTGAACGGCTTCGTGACACGCTTGTTGATCATGGTGTCGGACTCGGAGCCATGGAGAGCACCAGTATTTATTGGTACCCGTTATGGAATATTCTAGAATCGGATTTTGATGTTAAATTGATCAATCCACTGTTCATCAAGCAGGTTCCTGGAAGGAAGTCCGATGTCAAGGATGCCGAGTGGATCGCTACGGTATTGATGAAGGATCTGATTAAAGGGAGCTTTGTTCCTCCAAGCATCATCCAACAATTGCGGCTTTACAACCGTAAGATTACCAAGCTCAACAAACAATTGCGTCGCAGTGAACAGGAAATGGATGAGATGCTTCAAAGATGCAACATCCGTTTGAGCAATTACGTCTCTGATATCGGCTGCAAGTCCATGAAGAAAGTTGTTCAGGCTATCGCTAAGAATCATTTGAACCTGGATTATTTATTGAGCTTGGTCCATGCTCGGATTGTTAGGAAGAGCGGCGCGGAAACGATCCGAGCTTCGCTTACAGGAACATTCACTTCAGTAGACATCGAGATATTGAGGATGATCGTGGAGGATCTCAATTTCCACCATGATCAGCTCGAATTCTGCAAGAAAGAGTTACTGAAGCTATGCTATCAGCATTTCAATCTTCAAATGGAACTATTGGTGACCATACCTGGAGTGAAAGAGCACGCAGCTGCCTGTACCATTTCTGAAATAGGGACGGACATGAAATTCTTTACATCGGCAACAGCCTTAGTAGGCTGGACCGGTCTTAGACCGCGGAACGACCAAAGTGCGGGTAAGATTAAAGGAAGAAAGACCCTACACGGAAATAAATATCTTCGCTTAATGCTCGTACAATGTGCTTGGGGAGCATCCAGAACAAAGGGAAGCGCTTTTATGGCGCGATATCAACGATTCAGAAAAAGAATGCACCACAACAAAGCGCTTATAGCAAATGCTAGAAAGCTGTTGGTGATAATTTGGAACATATTAGCCAAAAAGGAACCCTATTTTGCTCAGGCAATCTAG